A region of Leclercia adecarboxylata DNA encodes the following proteins:
- the zapG gene encoding Z-ring associated protein ZapG: MTWEYALIGLVVGIAIGAVAMRFGNRKLRQQQALQYELEKNKAELEEYREELVSHFAQSAELLDNMAHDYRQLYQHMAKSSSSLLPEMSAENNPFRNRLAESEAGNDQAPVQMPRDYSEGASGLLRGGAKRE; this comes from the coding sequence ATGACCTGGGAATATGCGCTAATTGGTTTAGTCGTCGGCATCGCTATTGGCGCCGTGGCCATGCGTTTTGGAAATCGCAAACTGCGTCAGCAACAGGCGTTGCAGTACGAACTGGAAAAGAACAAAGCTGAGCTGGAAGAGTATCGTGAAGAGCTGGTAAGCCACTTTGCTCAGAGCGCCGAGTTGCTGGACAACATGGCGCATGATTACCGTCAGCTTTATCAGCACATGGCGAAAAGCTCCAGCAGCCTGTTGCCGGAGATGAGCGCGGAAAACAATCCGTTCCGCAACCGTCTGGCGGAATCCGAAGCCGGTAACGATCAGGCCCCGGTCCAGATGCCACGTGACTACTCCGAAGGTGCATCCGGCCTGCTGCGCGGTGGCGCAAAGCGCGAATAA
- the rplM gene encoding 50S ribosomal protein L13, giving the protein MKTFTAKPETVKRDWYVVDATGKTLGRLATELARRLRGKHKAEYTPHVDTGDYIIVLNADKVAVTGNKRTDKVYYHHTGHIGGIKQATFEEMIARRPERVIEIAVKGMLPKGPLGRAMYRKLKVYAGNEHNHAAQQPQVLDI; this is encoded by the coding sequence ATGAAAACTTTTACAGCTAAACCAGAAACCGTAAAACGCGACTGGTATGTTGTTGACGCGACCGGTAAAACTCTGGGCCGTCTGGCTACCGAACTGGCTCGTCGCCTGCGCGGTAAGCACAAAGCGGAATACACTCCGCACGTCGATACCGGTGATTACATCATCGTTCTGAACGCTGACAAAGTTGCTGTAACCGGCAACAAGCGTACTGACAAAGTGTACTATCACCACACCGGCCACATCGGCGGTATCAAACAAGCGACCTTTGAAGAGATGATTGCCCGCCGTCCTGAGCGTGTGATTGAAATCGCGGTTAAAGGCATGCTGCCAAAAGGCCCGCTGGGTCGTGCTATGTACCGTAAACTGAAAGTTTACGCAGGTAACGAGCACAACCACGCGGCACAGCAACCGCAAGTTCTTGACATCTAA
- the rpsI gene encoding 30S ribosomal protein S9 — protein sequence MAENQYYGTGRRKSSAARVFIKPGSGKIVINQRSLEQYFGRETARMVVRQPLELVDMVEKLDLYITVKGGGISGQAGAIRHGITRALMEYDESLRGELRKAGFVTRDARQVERKKVGLRKARRRPQFSKR from the coding sequence ATGGCTGAAAATCAATACTACGGCACTGGTCGCCGCAAAAGCTCCGCCGCTCGCGTGTTCATCAAACCGGGCAGTGGTAAAATCGTTATCAACCAACGTTCTCTGGAACAGTACTTCGGTCGTGAAACTGCCCGCATGGTAGTTCGTCAGCCGCTGGAACTGGTCGACATGGTTGAGAAACTGGATCTGTACATCACTGTTAAAGGTGGTGGTATCTCTGGTCAGGCTGGTGCGATCCGTCACGGTATCACCCGCGCTCTGATGGAGTACGATGAGTCCCTGCGTGGCGAACTGCGTAAAGCTGGCTTCGTTACTCGTGATGCTCGTCAGGTTGAACGTAAGAAAGTCGGTCTGCGTAAAGCACGTCGTCGTCCACAGTTCTCCAAACGTTAA
- the degQ gene encoding serine endoprotease DegQ: MNKKNQLLSALALSIGLSLSASYPLAAALPSQVPGEAALPSLAPMLEKVLPAVVSVQVEGTAVQSQRIPEELKKYFGDEAPEQAQPFEGLGSGVVIDAAKGYVLTNNHVISHADKISVQMNDGREFDAKLIGGDDQSDIALLQLQNPTGLTQIAIADSDKLRVGDFAVAVGNPFGLGQTATSGIVSALGRSGLNLEGLENFIQTDASINRGNSGGALLNLNGELIGINTAILAPGGGSVGIGFAIPSNMARTLAQQLIEFGEVKRGLLGIKGTEMSADIAKAFNLNVQRGAFVSEVLPNSGSAKAGVKSGDVIVSLNDKPLSSFAELRSRIATTEPGATVKLGILRDGKPLDLQVTLDKSTSSSASAEMIAPALQGATLSDGQLKDGTKGITLDSVEKSSPAAQAGLHENDVIIGVNRVRVQSIAEMRKVLETKPTVIALQIVRGNDTLYILLR; the protein is encoded by the coding sequence ATGAACAAGAAAAATCAGCTGTTGAGCGCGTTAGCATTGAGCATCGGATTATCCCTGTCGGCCTCTTATCCGCTGGCCGCCGCACTCCCTTCGCAGGTTCCGGGCGAGGCCGCGCTGCCGAGCCTGGCCCCGATGCTGGAAAAGGTCCTCCCCGCTGTGGTGAGCGTGCAGGTCGAAGGTACCGCCGTGCAGAGCCAGCGCATTCCGGAAGAGCTGAAAAAATATTTTGGCGACGAAGCCCCCGAACAGGCGCAGCCTTTTGAAGGGCTGGGCTCCGGCGTGGTGATTGACGCCGCCAAGGGCTATGTCCTGACCAATAACCACGTTATCAGCCATGCCGATAAAATCAGCGTGCAGATGAACGATGGCCGGGAGTTCGACGCCAAACTGATTGGCGGTGACGATCAGAGCGACATCGCATTGCTGCAGCTGCAGAATCCCACCGGCCTGACGCAAATCGCTATTGCTGATTCCGATAAGCTGCGCGTGGGTGATTTCGCGGTGGCGGTAGGTAACCCCTTCGGCCTCGGGCAGACCGCCACGTCCGGCATCGTCTCTGCGCTGGGTCGCAGTGGTCTGAATCTCGAAGGGCTGGAAAACTTTATCCAGACCGACGCCTCCATTAACCGGGGCAACTCCGGCGGCGCGCTGCTGAATCTCAACGGCGAGCTGATTGGTATTAACACCGCGATCCTCGCCCCTGGCGGCGGCAGCGTCGGGATTGGCTTTGCCATCCCCAGCAATATGGCCCGTACCCTGGCGCAGCAGCTGATTGAGTTTGGCGAAGTGAAGCGCGGCCTGCTGGGCATTAAAGGCACGGAAATGAGCGCCGATATCGCCAAAGCGTTCAACCTGAACGTGCAGCGCGGTGCCTTCGTCAGCGAAGTGCTGCCGAATTCCGGCTCTGCAAAAGCGGGCGTGAAATCCGGGGACGTCATCGTCAGCCTGAACGATAAACCGCTGAGCAGCTTTGCCGAACTGCGCTCGCGCATCGCCACCACCGAGCCTGGCGCCACGGTTAAGCTCGGCATTTTACGTGACGGAAAACCGCTGGATCTGCAGGTTACACTGGATAAAAGCACCTCGTCATCGGCCAGCGCAGAGATGATTGCCCCGGCGCTGCAGGGGGCGACCTTGAGTGACGGGCAGTTAAAAGACGGCACCAAAGGCATCACCCTTGATAGCGTCGAGAAGAGCAGCCCTGCCGCACAGGCGGGTCTGCATGAGAATGATGTGATTATTGGGGTGAACCGCGTTCGCGTGCAGTCTATCGCCGAAATGCGCAAAGTGCTGGAAACTAAACCGACCGTTATCGCCCTGCAGATCGTGCGCGGCAACGACACGCTCTATATCTTGCTGCGTTAA
- the degS gene encoding outer membrane-stress sensor serine endopeptidase DegS, with product MVLKLIRSVAIGLVVGGLLLAAMPSLRQFNQLAAPQFDSADETPASYNQAVRRAAPAVVNVYNRGLNSTSHNQLEIRTLGSGVIMDERGYIITNKHVINDADQIIVALQDGRVFEALLVGSDSLTDLAVLKINATGGLPVIPINRKRTPHIGDVVLAIGNPYNLGQTITQGIISATGRIGLNPSGRQNFLQTDASINHGNSGGALVNSLGELMGINTLSFDKSNDGETPEGIGFAIPFQLANKIMDKLIRDGRVIRGYIGIGGREIAPLHAQGGGIDQIQGIVVNEVTSGGPAAEAGIKVNDVIVSVNGKPALSALETMDQVAEIRPGSIIPVEVMRDDKKLTLQVTIQEYPATN from the coding sequence ATGGTTTTGAAGCTAATTCGTTCGGTCGCCATCGGCCTGGTTGTAGGTGGCCTGTTACTGGCCGCGATGCCCTCTTTACGTCAGTTCAATCAGCTGGCTGCGCCGCAGTTCGACAGCGCTGATGAAACGCCTGCCAGCTACAATCAGGCAGTACGCCGCGCCGCCCCTGCGGTGGTCAACGTTTATAACCGTGGGCTGAACAGCACCAGCCATAACCAGCTGGAGATCCGCACCCTGGGCTCCGGGGTGATCATGGATGAACGCGGCTACATTATTACCAACAAACATGTCATCAACGATGCCGACCAGATCATCGTTGCGCTGCAGGATGGCCGCGTCTTTGAAGCCCTGCTCGTTGGTTCAGACAGCCTGACGGATCTGGCAGTCCTCAAAATCAACGCCACGGGCGGTCTGCCGGTTATCCCCATCAATCGTAAACGGACGCCGCATATCGGCGACGTGGTGCTGGCGATTGGTAACCCCTATAACCTCGGGCAGACCATTACTCAGGGGATTATCAGCGCCACCGGGCGTATCGGCCTGAACCCTTCCGGACGTCAGAACTTCCTGCAAACCGATGCCTCCATCAACCACGGCAACTCCGGCGGCGCGCTGGTGAACTCGCTGGGCGAACTGATGGGCATCAACACCCTGTCGTTTGATAAAAGCAACGACGGCGAAACTCCCGAAGGTATCGGCTTCGCGATCCCGTTCCAGTTGGCCAACAAGATTATGGATAAGCTGATTCGCGACGGACGCGTGATCCGCGGCTACATTGGCATCGGCGGGCGTGAGATTGCTCCGCTGCACGCTCAGGGTGGCGGCATCGATCAGATTCAGGGGATTGTGGTGAACGAAGTCACCTCCGGCGGACCGGCGGCAGAAGCAGGCATTAAGGTCAACGATGTGATCGTCTCGGTGAACGGTAAACCGGCGCTGTCGGCGCTGGAAACCATGGACCAGGTGGCGGAGATCAGGCCTGGCTCAATCATCCCGGTGGAAGTGATGCGTGATGATAAGAAACTGACCCTGCAGGTGACCATTCAGGAATATCCGGCCACCAACTGA
- the zapE gene encoding cell division protein ZapE codes for MQNLSPTSRYQQALNEGTHQPDNVQREAVSRLDSIWHALTTKPVEAAPAGGLKAAFGRLLGKKELQSVAPVRGLYMWGGVGRGKTWLMDLFYQSLPGTRKQRLHFHRFMLRVHEELTALQGQSDPLDIVAERFKAETDVLCFDEFFVSDITDAMLLGGLMKALFARGITLVATSNIPPDELYRNGLQRARFLPAITAIKEHCDIMNVDAGVDYRLRTLTQAHLWISPLNQETQQQMDKLWLALAGAERGDAPVLEVNHRPLQTLGVVNQTLAVSFDTLCVDARSQHDYIALSRLFHTVMLFHVPVMTTLMESEARRFIALVDEFYERHVKLVVSAAVPLYEIYQGERLKFEFQRCLSRLQEMQSEEYLKREHMP; via the coding sequence ATGCAGAACCTCTCCCCAACATCGCGTTACCAACAGGCCCTGAATGAGGGCACCCATCAGCCAGATAACGTCCAGCGTGAAGCGGTAAGTCGTCTGGACAGCATCTGGCATGCACTGACAACAAAGCCGGTTGAGGCCGCGCCTGCCGGGGGGTTAAAAGCCGCATTTGGACGACTGCTGGGCAAGAAAGAGCTCCAGAGTGTGGCGCCGGTACGCGGCTTATATATGTGGGGAGGCGTCGGACGCGGCAAAACCTGGCTGATGGATCTGTTTTATCAGAGCCTGCCCGGCACGCGTAAACAGCGCCTGCACTTTCACCGCTTTATGCTGCGGGTGCATGAGGAGCTGACGGCTCTGCAGGGGCAGAGCGATCCGCTGGATATCGTCGCCGAACGCTTTAAAGCCGAAACCGATGTGCTGTGCTTCGATGAGTTTTTTGTCTCGGACATTACCGACGCCATGCTGCTGGGCGGCTTAATGAAAGCGCTGTTTGCCCGGGGCATTACCCTGGTGGCGACGTCAAACATTCCGCCGGATGAGCTCTACCGAAACGGCCTGCAACGCGCTCGTTTCCTGCCCGCTATCACGGCGATTAAAGAGCATTGCGACATCATGAACGTGGATGCTGGCGTCGATTACCGTCTGCGTACCCTGACCCAGGCCCATCTGTGGATTTCGCCGTTAAATCAAGAGACACAGCAGCAGATGGACAAACTGTGGCTGGCGCTGGCCGGTGCGGAACGGGGTGACGCCCCGGTGCTGGAGGTAAACCATCGTCCGTTGCAAACGCTGGGCGTCGTCAACCAGACCCTCGCCGTGTCGTTTGATACCCTCTGTGTCGATGCCCGCAGCCAGCACGACTATATTGCGCTCTCGCGCCTGTTCCATACGGTAATGCTGTTTCATGTGCCGGTGATGACCACGCTAATGGAGAGCGAAGCCCGACGTTTTATCGCGCTGGTGGATGAGTTTTACGAGCGCCACGTTAAGCTGGTGGTGAGCGCCGCCGTGCCTTTATATGAGATCTATCAGGGGGAGCGGCTGAAGTTTGAGTTCCAGCGCTGCCTGTCACGCCTGCAGGAGATGCAGAGCGAAGAGTACCTCAAGCGCGAACACATGCCTTAA